The proteins below come from a single Eucalyptus grandis isolate ANBG69807.140 chromosome 3, ASM1654582v1, whole genome shotgun sequence genomic window:
- the LOC104439142 gene encoding uncharacterized protein LOC104439142: MKSFNLISSIVSRQWPASRDFWEAWGIQLLLTMSLTCQITLVILGSRRRYMTSNITRYVIQTAYLLSSYLATIALGKLTFVQIDNPDRPDYITELKGSLAPLLLMQLGNPDSITAYSVEDNRLSGRQMLSLSVKVIFVIWILIRCWDSSPPVPLMYIFLSVAGIIRSAETVWALALVYWKRSGASAKDIFDEETVGKFFDKQAPWPMDQEIILKAYYRYDCLKPHIVNWLYRPKSLKESQLTVGRDVAFITTEVELGFMYDVLYTKQPILYKRLGLIRRFTSFSCLVSALCGFAINFKSAFMIDMYITYTYALLIGVTTLEGYQLVQQPFSAWAIVEMSRHQRNWPRLTRPLNFLVEKYMKRKRWSNSIGQLDLLDHRLNDEWPWSIGRILKHLGKKEVTLRRHEKPFTKRGEWTLEAHKLSGDVEGTQELEVLEKNISTTFDRSITIWHMATNICLLSERADSPYCKGSKLLSNYMIYLLALRPYTLSLTTTDITLEHACAMLKLFLRYRDRNVALGTLSSEEKVLEPSLDDIVKEWHVLRDAQELAAMLKDKNYKWQIISSIWVEMLCHAAYRCQVYHHENLLRQGGELITHVWLLLMHHTDKYKPLSKTKPTKETEGKSQDEL, encoded by the exons ATGAAATCGTTCAATCTGATATCATCCATAGTCAGTAGACAATGGCCTGCCTCAAGAGATTTCTGGGAGGCATGGGGCATCCAATTGCTGCTCACGATGAGCCTTACTTGCCAGATCACCCTCGTCATCCTCGGCAGCCGCCGGAGGTACATGACATCGAACATCACCAGATACGTCATCCAAACCGCCTACTTGCTCTCTTCTTACCTTGCGACTATCGCCCTTGGCAAGCTCACCTTTGTCCAGATTGACAATCCTGATCGACCTGACTACATTACCGAGCTCAAGGGGTCGCTGGCACCGTTGCTCTTGATGCAGCTTGGGAACCCCGACTCCATAACTGCATACTCGGTCGAGGACAACCGGCTCAGTGGTCGGCAGATGCTGAGTCTGTCTGTCAAGGTCATTTTCGTTATCTGGATCCTGATTCGTTGCTGGGACAGCTCGCCCCCTGTCCCATTAATGTACATCTTCTTGTCTGTTGCCGGGATTATTCGATCAGCAGAGACAGTTTGGGCCCTCGCGTTGGTGTACTGGAAGAGATCGGGCGCATCAGCCAAGGATATCTTCGATGAGGAAACTGTTGGCAAGTTCTTTGACAAGCAGGCCCCATGGCCGATGGACCAAGAGATCATCTTGAAGGCATACTATCGGTACGATTGCTTGAAGCCCCACATTGTAAACTGGCTCTACCGTCCGAAATCGCTAAAGGAATCTCAGTTAACTGTAGGGCGTGATGTAGCCTTCATCACAACTGAGGTCGAACTTGGATTCATGTATGACGTACTTTACACCAAGCAACCGATTCTCTATAAACGGCTCGGTCTCATCCGCCGCTTCACGAGCTTTTCCTGTCTAGTCTCAGCCTTGTGTGGATTTGCCATTAACTTCAAGAGCGCCTTCATGATAGACATGTACATCACCTACACTTACGCTTTGTTGATTGGAGTCACCACTCTAGAAGGTTACCAACTTGTTCAACAACCTTTTTCGGCATGGGCCATTGTGGAAATGAGCCGTCACCAAAGAAACTGGCCCAGGTTGACAAGGCCGTTGAACTTCTTAGTTGAAAAGTATATGAAGCGGAAAAGGTGGTCGAACTCAATTGGGCAACTCGACTTATTGGATCATCGCCTGAACGATGAGTGGCCCTGGTCCATCGGAAGAATCCTCAAACACTTGGGCAAAAAAGAGGTGACCTTGAGAAG ACACGAAAAGCCCTTCACCAAACGCGGCGAGTGGACGCTTGAAGCTCACAAACTCAGCGGCGATGTGGAGGGGACGCAAGAGCTTGAAGTGTTGGAAAAGAACATCTCGACAACATTTGACAGAAGCATCACCATTTGGCACATGGCAACTAACATCTGCCTCCTTTCAGAGCGCGCTGATTCTCCGTATTGTAAAGGAAGCAAACTGCTATCCAATTACATGATATACCTTCTGGCATTGCGACCCTACACGTTGTCCCTAACGACTACTGACATCACATTGGAACATGCTTGCGCCATGTTGAAGCTATTTCTCAGGTACAGAGACCGCAATGTGGCCTTGGGGACATTGTCGTCAGAAGAGAAGGTGCTCGAACCCTCCCTGGATGACATCGTGAAGGAGTGGCACGTGCTACGGGATGCGCAGGAATTGGCTGCGATGCTGAAGGACAAGAACTACAAGTGGCAGATCATAAGCAGCATTTGGGTGGAGATGTTGTGCCACGCTGCATATAGATGTCAAGTTTACCATCACGAGAACCTGTTGCGGCAAGGCGGAGAGCTTATAACTCATGTATGGCTGCTCTTGATGCACCATACTGATAAGTATAAACCCCTTTCCAAGACCAAGCCGACCAAAGAAACCGAAGGAAAGTCGCAAGATGAGTTGTGA